CGTGTCGGATGTCGAGGTGTCGCCGTCGATCGTCACCGCGTTGAAGGTGTCCTCGACGCCGGCCTTGAGCAGGGCCTGCAGCGCGGGGGCCGAAATCGGCGCATCGGTGAAGATGAACGACAACATCGTCGCCATGTCGGGCGCGATCATGCCGGCGCCCTTGGCCATGCCGTTGATCGTCACCTTGGCCTTTCCGAGCTTGACGGTGGCGGTGGCGACCTTCGGGAAGGTGTCGGTGGTCATGATGGCGCGCGCTGCACCCATCCAGTCCTCAGGCGCCGCGGTGCCGGCCAACCCTTCGAGCACGCCGTCGAACTTGGTCGCATCCAGCGGCTCGCCGATCACGCCGGTCGAGGCGAGGAAGATCTCGTCCTGCTTGCAGCCGACCGCCTTGGCGGCGATCGCCGCCGTCAGGGCCGTCGACTGCTTGCCGGTCTTGCCGGTGAAGGCGTTGGCGTTGCCGGAGTTGACCACCAGCGCGCGCGCCTTGCCGCCCTTCAGCTTGGCCCGGCACCATTCGACCGGCGCCGACGGGCATTTCGACAGGGTGAACACGCCGGCCACGGTGGTGCCGGGATCGAGCAGCGCCAGCAGCACGTCGGTGCGGTTCTTGTAGCGGATGCCGGCCGCCGCAGTCGCGAGCTTGACGCCCGCAACGGCGGGCATGTCGGGGACATCGGTGGGGGCGAGCGGGGAGACGGCTGAGGACATCGGAGAGGCTTCCGGCAGGAATGAGCGGGAAGCGCTCTGTATCATCTCGGTCGTCGTTGTGGGAGTGGATGTCACTGCACCCACTGCTGTCATCCCGGCGAACGCCGGGATCCATAACCACAGGGTCCAGTTGGGAGCCCTGGTATCGGCCGCGTGCCTGTTTCAAACATCACGCGGTATGGGTCCCGGCTTTCGCCGGGACGACACCATTTATGACGCGACCATGTCCCGTCTCAAGCCAAGTAGCCGAGCCGCTTACTTCTTCGCCGGCTCGGCCGGCTTCGCGTCCGCCGGCTTCGCGTCCGCCGGCTTGGCGGCGTCGGCGGCCGGCTTGTCCAGGCGCTCGATCTTGGCGGCCTCACGCAGCTTGCCGACGTAGTCGGCCTGAGCCTTGCGGGTGACGTAGGTCTCGATCTGGCCCTTGACCTGGTCGAACTCCGGCGGCTTGCGGCTGCGCTTTTCCTCGACCTTGATGACGTGCCAGCCGAACTGGGTCTTCACCGGATCGGAGATCTTGCCCGGCTCCAGCGAGAAGGCGACGTTGGCGAATTCCGGCACCATCTGCTCCTTGGTAAAGAAGCCGAGGTCGCCGCCGTCCGAGGCACCGGGATCCTTGGACTTCTTCTTGGCGAGCTCGGCGAAATCGGCGCCCTTGGCGAGCTCGGCCTTGACGGCCTTGGCGTCGTCCTCGGTCTCCACCAGAATATGGCGGGCGTGGACCTCCTGCTCGCCGCCGATCTGCTTGGCGGCCTCCTCATAGACCTTCTTCATCGCGTCCGGCGTGGTCGCGGCCTTGCCCTCGGTGGCGAGCAGGCTGTCCATCAGCAGCCGGTTGCGGGTGAAGGCGAGGCGCTTCTTGAACTCCTCGGTATCGGCGACCTT
This region of Bradyrhizobium sp. SZCCHNS1050 genomic DNA includes:
- the argJ gene encoding bifunctional glutamate N-acetyltransferase/amino-acid acetyltransferase ArgJ — translated: MSSAVSPLAPTDVPDMPAVAGVKLATAAAGIRYKNRTDVLLALLDPGTTVAGVFTLSKCPSAPVEWCRAKLKGGKARALVVNSGNANAFTGKTGKQSTALTAAIAAKAVGCKQDEIFLASTGVIGEPLDATKFDGVLEGLAGTAAPEDWMGAARAIMTTDTFPKVATATVKLGKAKVTINGMAKGAGMIAPDMATMLSFIFTDAPISAPALQALLKAGVEDTFNAVTIDGDTSTSDTLLAFATGAAAAKGAPKISRASDPRAKAFVKAFNAVLADLAEQVARDGEGARKLVEIIVEGAKSKPSARRIAMSIANSPLVKTAIAGEDANWGRVVMAVGKAGEPADRDKLSISFNGIRVASKGARDPSYDETEVSEAMKAQKVQIKVALGLGKGRDRVLTCDLTKEYVAINGDYRS
- a CDS encoding peptidylprolyl isomerase, which gives rise to MTTSFPVTKTGLRLGLATALAGSLALSLLAAPARAADDANPVLAKVNGAEIRKSDVTLAEEELGQSLAQMDPATKDENVLSFLIDMKLVAKAAEDKKVADTEEFKKRLAFTRNRLLMDSLLATEGKAATTPDAMKKVYEEAAKQIGGEQEVHARHILVETEDDAKAVKAELAKGADFAELAKKKSKDPGASDGGDLGFFTKEQMVPEFANVAFSLEPGKISDPVKTQFGWHVIKVEEKRSRKPPEFDQVKGQIETYVTRKAQADYVGKLREAAKIERLDKPAADAAKPADAKPADAKPAEPAKK